CAGTTTTGAAACAGTTTAAAAGTATTGCCAAGGAAAAGAGACCATTGAATGTTGTTTATCCATGCGTTCCATCTAGAGTGGATATAGATGAAAGATCTATAAGTCGCGTTTCAAGTTTCTTCGGAAAGAGCAGCTTTTTCCTATCAGTGAACAGATTcgaaagaaagaagcataTCGAACTCGCTATTGACTCGTATGATCTGTATCTAAAATTGGAAGGTGCAGATACAAAGGAAAGATTGGTGATATCCGGAGGATACGATGAACGGGTGTCTGAGAACAAAACATACTTGGAAGACCTCAAGAGTAAATGTGAGGACTTGGGACTTTCATATGCTATTACCACCTTAGCGTTGGAAGAAGACGAACTGGGCGATAGCCAGGTGATATTCATGCCATCAATAGCTACTGATATAAAGAATGCGCTACTATCAAGAACGGACTTGCTTATGTACACACCATCATATGAACACTTTGGGATTGTTCCTGTGGAAGCAATGAGGATGGGGAAGCTGGTTCTTGCAGATAATACAGGTGGACCGTTGGAAACGGTGGTGAActattcatcaaataagGACTCGTACACTGGTTTCACCGTTAAAGCCGATGCACAGGAGTGGAGTaaaactcttttttttgtcaagTCATTACCTGAGACAGAGCTCGAAACTGTGTCAAACAGATGCGTGGCACGTGCCGAGTCTACATTTTCGTTTTCAGCCATGCAGAAGGCATTGGCAAGAGCTATTGATACATCGGAGCCAAAAGTGTACCATCATGAGAAGGTGGCACCATACTTTGCAATTTCATTTGTTACATTACTAGTTGCAGCAGGGATTATCATGAAGTCCTAGGAAAATATCTTATCTATTATGTATTATTAATTCATTCAGTAGCTCTCGgtaggagaaaaaaatagggaAGAAGCGGAAGAGCTGTTCATTCGGTATCTGTAACAATGGCCTCCTCTTCGAATTTCATGTGCCGCCTGTAGTCCTCGACGGCAGATTTGATCTTCTCGGTGGTGATGGGATACTCAATAACATCATTGAAGATACCGCCGATCACGATATCGTGGCAGGATGGGGTGAAGGCTATAACCCTGGTGTCCGAATTGGCACAGGGAGTGTGTCTTATTAGCTTGACGAGATCGCCGGCATCGAGCTTTGAAAGCTTTGTCGACGTGAATATCAGATCGAACTGCACACCGCTGGTTCCGCGTTTAACTAGCTCTGAACCGCTGCTGACGGCGACAACATTGCAATTAAGCTTTCTCAAGTCGTTCTCGATCGCGTAGCGGTAGATTGGAATCGGCTCGCATAGCAACACGTCCAAAGCACTGAATAGTTTCTTGAAGCTGTCGGATGAGCCGGCGGTCATACCCGATGAGGAGCCGGATCTGTTTGTCAATCTCCGCCTGGATCTTCTACGCATGACTTTTGCAATGATGGAGGCCCTCTCCTCATTATCAGACAACGAGGACGATCTGTCGGTGTGAGTTCCGACGCTTTTGGCCACTGATCTGAGTGCAGACGACGAGTCCGGTGAGTCTAGCAAGAACCCGGAGCTGTGGTGGATACCGTGGAGTTGTcgctgctgctgctgcaacTTGAGAGCAGAGATTGGGGTGCCGTTAAGATTGGCAGCGGGGGATTTCATAACTCGGGGTGACAACGAGCCCACAGCACCGGGTGGACACTTGCTGATGGGTGTGATGGCCCCGGAGGCAGACGAGACACTGGGGGAATTCAGGTTCAGGTTCAAGCTGTAGCTGTCCGAGGATCCCATGGAGGACATGCTGCTCCTCCGCTCAAGGTGCTCGGTCTTGAGCCTGTTGACGACATCTTTGTTTTGCTTCTCCAGCAAGGCCAAGTTCCGGAACTGGAACGACCCGAACTCGGACGACGACGAGGCATCCTTCAACCTGGAATTGCGTCTCTCTCGCTTTCCCGTTAGCCTCATCTGAGCAGGGTTCTTCGAGAAACTCTGTCTTAGGGGGGACTCCATGGATGAGGCGGCGGAATCGGACCGCTTCACGTTTGCAACCTCGCCGATTAAGGAGCCCCGGTGGACCGAGTAGTCCCCAACAACACCCTGCGAAAGAACCGAGGAGACCGACGACTTGTGCCTCAACACGGGCATCCGTGCACCCAGCAGGGGGCTGCTGTGCGGGTCATCATCAGAATCAGCATTCTCCTCGCAGCCAGCTTCACTGCCCCCCATCTCCTTCTCCAAGGAGATCATCTTGGCGCCCCGCGGGTCGAAGTACTCGGTTGAGTCCGGGGTGTCGGTGTTGGGGACGAAGGACGCGTCGTCCTCGAAAAGGGAGCCCCAGTTTAAGCCGCGGAAGTACGGGTGGTCCATAATCTCGGCAGACCCGTGGGCACCCAGCCGGTGGGCCGGGTCCTTGACCAACAAGCTCTGGATGAGATCGCGGGCCTCGTCCGTGCAGTAAGTAGTGAACTGAGCCTGGTCAAGGCGTGGCCACTGGATCTGGCCGTTGAGGATGTTCTCGAACACGGTCTCGGGCTTGTCTGCATTGAACGGCGGGTAGCCAAACAGGAACTCGAAGAGAATGCAGCCGACAGACCACCAGTCGGACACCTGGTCCTGGCCCCGGCCGGCAACCGTCTCGGGTGCCAAGTAGTCCGGGGTGCCGACGAACCGCCTGGACTTCGCCGACTGCTCCGGGTCAAACAACGCGTAGTTGGTGATCTCGGGCGGTCTCAAGGAGGGCAAGTCCTTGCCGTTAAAGACAAGCAGTGTCTGGGTGTTTGTCTTCTTGGTGGGGTTTGCTGATGCGGCTGATGCTGCTGCCAGGGTCACCGCTGCTGCCAGGGACGAGTTGCTGGACTTCCGTTGGTGCCACGTGTCAATTTCGGAGGTGGGCGTAGCCAATGGCGAGCCAGAGCTGTAGGATGAGCCCCTGGACCCGTGTGTGGCGTGTGCCAACTTGATGCTCCCCACTGGGCTCCGCAACTCCTCCAACGAGCTGACGGAGCCGAGCGATCGGCGATCATCCGAGTGTTGCTCTCCATTGGCAGCAGGGGAGGAGCAGCGAATGCTTCCGGAGGAGCTGTTGCTGGAAGAGCAGTACCTGCCCTTCTGGCGGCGGACCAAGCCCATGCGGCTCAAGCCGAAGTCGGTGAGCTTGACGTGGCCACTGTGATCGATGAGGAGGTTGTCGGGCTTGAGGTCCCGGTGCACAACGCCGTTGCGGTGCAAGTAGTCCACCCCCACGATGACCTCGGCAATGTACCGGCGGGCCCAGCCGTCGGGCATCGTGCCCATGTTCTTCAACAAGGTCGCGAGGTCGCCCCCGTTCATGTACTCCATCACCAAGTAGAGGAAGTTTGTGCTCTGGAACGATGCCACGAGCTGCACCACGTAGGGGCAGTCTGTCTGGGCCATCATGATCGCACGCTCCGCCTTGACGTTCGTCACCTGGTTCTTTGCGATCATGTCCGTCTTCGCCAGCACCTTCATCGCGTAGTACTCCCGGGTGAGCTTCCTCCGGACCAAGAACACCGATCCAAACGCCCCCTTGCTGATTGGCTTGACAACCTCGTAGTCGCGGATCGAGGGCGGTGTCTGCTTGGGCTGCTGGGGCACGATGAGCGGTGAGAGAGGGAGGTTTTGCAATATGGGTGTTTCTCTGTCACCCaggcttttcttctctccaGATTCCACCCCCACCGGCAATGGCGACGAAAACGGCGAAACAGCCCGCGACAGAACACCGTTCACGCTGCCCTTGGAGTTCCGCTGGATGCTACTTAGTGGGATGCTGGAGCCGGGCGAGAGTGGTCTCCTGGGTGACAAATATCCGGTGCCTGGCCCCCCGGTGGCCTCCCCCGGGTTCTCACCATATATCGATATCACCGGAGTTGAGGCACCACCCATACCACTTCCTGCCCCACCCACACTCCCAGGACCCCGACTGCTCTCCATGTAACTATATATCGGGGCCCGGCCAGTGCCCGCAAACGACCCACTGGACGGTAATCTGGACGGCAGCCTGGGCTGCGGCGACCTGATCGCTACCGGGGCCTGCATCCGCCCCGATCCCACCCGCTGCATGCTCTCGCTAGACACATCACTGTCCTCGTCCACATCGCTGCCACTGTACCCAAACACCTGGTCCCTAATCTTTGAGATCGTGCCCTGGATCACCTGCAAAACCATGCCGTCCGTCTCCCTCGTGATCCGGTCCACCGACTGCTGCACGTGGGCAAGCCGCACTATGCTGTCTAGCTTCTCCCGGCTCAACTCCACCGTGTCCTCTATCATCCTCTGCACTGCCGCGTTGCCGGACACGCCCAGGTCCAGCTGCCCGAGCCGGTGCAAATGCCGTGTGGAGTCCGGCGAGTACGAAATCCGCGGGTTTCCAGCTGCCCCACCGGCCCTCACCTCGCCCGTGTTCACCTGGAGTGCCTCGTCCGAGTACTTGAGCATCTGCAACAAGCTCCGCAAGGTCTGCAAGGCCTGGTTCTGCGATGAGCCGGGGAGTGCACCCCTGGCAGGCTCGCTTACCACCAGCCCCCGGTACTCTATCGGGGGTGCTGTCGGGGAAGCTGCTGGGGTGCCTTAGTACTGCCCCCAGAACCAACCGGCCCCCCTACAGGGTCCCGCCGCGTGATCATGCTCGTGTAGATCCGGCCAAGAGCATTCCGGTGCTCCTGGAGTGCCTCCTGTCCCAGATACACCGAATCCTCCACCCGGTGCTCAAGTGCACATAGCTCTGTGTGCCGCTCAAGCCACCAATCCGGCACGTTCTGCTCACATATCCGGCACAACTGCACCGGTGGCGGCGGCACTCGCTCCTCGTCGATCACCCCGATATCGTTCAAGTGCACCAAGTACGACTCCAACAGGTTTGCACCGAACCCAAGCGTCCACACGAGGTCATCGGGCATCTCCAGATTCACCTCCTTGAGCGCGATCCACGGCTTCACAATCCACATCGAGTGTGTTGGCCTTCCTGTCCGCGGGTCTGAGATCAGAATCCCCTGTGCCTCGAGCTCGATTGCTCCTCCGTCTGTCGTGATTGTCGAGCTTGACGATTTGATGCTCACCGAGTCGTCTTCTGAAGATGACGACACCGCCGATGTTGCTGCACACATTGTGCTTTCGGCAAGACTACCATATCCAGCTGACGAGGTCTGCTCGCCGCCTGGAGACTGCCAACCAACGATTGGCTCTTTAAAACCTGCCCGAAGACTGCTGCTGGTGCTGATTTCTGCACTTGCATCCACGTATtgctcatcatcatcctccaaGTCCTCCCTATCCTCTTTCtcatattcatttttatgTTTCTCATATtctttctcattcttctcatccttattcttctcatcttcattcttctcattcttctcaTCCGCCTCATATTCTTTTCCCCCATCCAAGTTCGTCTGAACAACAAACCGTACCCGGTAACTCTCGTCGTCTTTCATCATGATACCTGTCGCCTTCTGGAACACCTGCTTGTCCTCATCCGTACCAACAATAATCTTTCCAATCGGCTTACGGACAATCTTAGAGATGTCTGTGCCCACAATGTGCTTCCAACTTCGACTGATGAACCTCACCTCGCAGTCAAGATTCAACTCGAGCACCAATGCCGGATTGCTCGCTGATGCCTCTCGCAATTCACTTTGCGATCTGTTCAAACGAGAAAAATCCCGCGACATATCATCCACATCTAAGCCTCCCCCGTTCGACTCATCATCGGAGCTTTGCAACTCCCGAAATATGCTCCGGCTGTTATTGCCACCGCTCGCGGATGAAAGATTCGGCGAAGAATGGCATGGCGAAACTGACCGTGAGCTTCTATCTGTGTATCCACCTGCAATActagaagatgatgatattttcGTGACAACGGTGTTCGAACTTGGGCTTGCATCCCGTTGGAGCGGCGACGGCTCTTTGGATCGGCGGCCGTGATGCCTTCCAGATGTTTTGAAGGGGCTCTTCAAGTGTAGTTTTTGCATTTCACTTCACAGCCATAGAGAAACCTATTTCACTGATTGGCTAATTATATTGAGAAATCCCGGCCAATTGATCGATTGAAAGTCCGAATTTAATGCCTTCTGTGCTAAAATATGTATGCACCTTATATGTTTGTTGGTCTCTCTTGTAAGTTTTCAGTGTTTCCTGTGTTTCCAATGTTTCCCGTAGATAAATTAAGCCGATCAGCACTAGatttttgcaaaaaaaagcttatcATTGATACGATACAGAGACACGCCCAGGAAATTACGAGagggacaaaaaaaaaaaaaaagagcaaaaaaagagcaaaaaataaaataaaataataatttaggGATTGTCGTAAGCAGAACGTAACTCACTACATCTACCTACGACAGCATATATTTCAATCTTTCATAATTTACCATTTATATCCATTCTATACATCCTTCACCCATATCTGTAATTGCGAGCCACAATTCAtataatttaaaaaatatgctCCCAGGCATGGAAACAGTCAATCTTTCTGACAGAACCAATCAATCCACAGTGTTTGAtagcttttcttcaacaagaTAGGCAACATACTCCGGAAGCTTGTATTTTGAGCGGTCAAACACAATTTTAATATCGTCTAGAGACTTGCCCCCCTTATTTCCATAAATCGCGGGTATACCAGAACCTTCCAGATAATCGTTAAGCTGAGAACCATCTGTCATCATGGTTAACTTCTTTCTGGTTTCTTCAGCTACAAATGACTTGAAGGCATTAAATAAGAAAGACATCAAAAATGGAACGTTCACAAAGTATTTCTTCGACAAAACCTCTGGGTAGTAATCGCCAAAAAGTTTGATAATGCTCGTGGATGCCTTTTTGGCACTGCTCGTCATACTAAACAGAGATGCCCCTTGTAATCATGGACTTGCACCATATAATTGTTAGTAGGATCATCAAACTTGAGTAATTGTAATGCCTGCTCCATCAATCCAACCCTCCATCTAATAAACTCGTTAACATGGCCAAAAACCTCGTTTGAATCTTTTATTGTTCCATAAAAGTTCCAGGTTATCACTTTCTCGCATGAACCTCCATCCTTATTTAATGACAACGCTCCGATCTTGTTAAATTTCGGATCGTGCTTTTCTATAAAAGCAGCGCTAATTGGATCGAATTGCTTTCTCCACCGCAAAATATCCAAAAGATGCTTTTTCGTCTCTGTAAGATTAAATCCGTACGCCTTTAGAAGCTTGTGAATCAAATGTTCAACTATCTTGGAATCATAGAATTCACCCTTGGGGTCCAATTGATATCCATAAAATTCATCATACTTGGCACTCTTGATAATATCGGGGAGCTCCGATATTAGCTTTtgcatttcttctttatggTCCATTGCGATTTGATGCCTATGGCTTGCTATTGATGCTCtaataaattaaataataaCTGTGGATCACACCGATAAAAAGGTGGAGTGTTGATAACTGTGATATCGGCTCAATCTAATAATCTTTCgattttcattcatttaTCGTTTTATGGGGGGGGCtccaaaaatttgtttGGTGTACTCatctaaaaaaattgaCACAGATATTTTCCGCAATTTCTTGTTAAGAACTGGTCTCCCATCTTCATTTGATGCAAACCACTTTGGATGGGAACCAAATTGATAAATAGTCTAATATTAATTTGTGACCAGCATGAACTATTCGAATGAAATGCATCAATCCAGACCTTTTTGTTACTGTACAATGTACTTCAACACCTCCATCTCATTGCTACCTATATCAAGAATGCCCTGATCTATTCGCCCGGAAGCCGaattctttttcctcttaGAAAGATGTATTTTATGTTTGTGTCCgccttttattttaactAGATCTgcattttgtttttgtttcgAGCTAAGAATTGTagaatttccaaaatatatgttATCAACATACATTGAGTCTCTCGACTTTAGATATACCTTCAAGCCtgaaaaagtatatttgTCTCTGCAATATTCACTACTTCGATAAGTGCTAATTGTTGTCTGCGAGCTAACCGATTCGGTTGTTCGAATTCCATTAAGAGAATTGGATGGAGATAGTTTAACCGCTTCAAGATAATTATTCAACGATTTGTTGCTTGTTGAAATTAGCGTAGGGTACGAAATGCCAGCAGGGCCCATTGCTGCAGGTATCTGGGCCGAAAAATGGGGCCAAAGTCTAATGTTCAATTTCTGGTGTATtttgaaagagaaatattGCAACCAAGAAATTAATTGGGTCGAAATTTGGGGCTGTATGTACATGagtatatatacattttgaCTTTAATTTGGTATTCTGCTATTCCTGACCTCGTGCGGAAATCCCTTCAgaacaagcaaaaaaatatccttaaaaaaaagatagatCAGTGAAGTAATGTTCCTTAGCGAAATGAATTCAACGAGAAGAGCTagaatgttgaaaaaaaaaaaaaataaaataaaaataaacgTGGCTTCCTGGATTCAGCGACCTAAGAAATCTAACATAAACATTCACAATTTAACGActttaaaaatttaaaagtgTGTCTTACATTAGGCCAATGAGGCATCATTCCAAcacttttggaaaaaaaggacaCATGCTATGAATATATGCAAGTATTTGGTGAGGatcttttgaaaacttGTACTATGTAAAACATTTACGTTTGAAGGTGGATTGGTGAACGTCCCTGAAATTATGGCAACTGCTGCTAAAAACTGCCGCGTAGAACACGCCGACCCACCAACGTAATTCGCCAAAACAATAAAGATGTATGCGgtggaaagaaataaaaaataaaaatagacggaggaaaaggaaaatttcaCGATAcacgaaaaaaatgagggTAAACTGAACGTAAATAGCGATCACCGCGAAAGTAAAGTATGTATGAGATACAAcgcaagaaaaaaaaaatacaaccAGGCAGTTTAGCgtacaaatatatatatataaaaaaggacacattttgttttcctccGTGTTCAAATTTAATCTTGTACTTCGATATTCTTCACccttaaaaataaacataTTTGGTATTCCTTATATTGCATTcgttatatatatatatataaaacaAGCACAAAAGATGAGCAGTTTTGCAGACAGAGAATTCCCAAAGACCTTGTGTctttttgatgttgatggTACACTTACACCAGCAAGATTAACCGTTTCTCCAGAGATGGAAAAGACCCTTGCTGACGTCAGAAAGAAATGTGCCATTGGATTTGTTGGAGGTTCcgatttgaagaagcagcAGGAGCAATTGGGAGACGATGTGGTTGATCACTTTGACTTTTGCTTCTCAGAAAACGGTCTTACTGCCTACAGACTGGGAAAAAAGCTTCCATCCAACTCATTCATCGAGTGGCTAGGAGAGGATAAATACAACAGATTGGCAAAGTTCATGTTGAAGTATTTGTCGGAGATTGATCTCCCATTCAGAAGAGGAACGTTCATCGAGTTCAGAAAGGGTTTGGTCAACGTGTCTCCAGTTGGAAGAAATGTTTCCACAGAAGAGAGAAACGAGTACGAGAAGTACGATCTTAAAAACAAGGTCAGAGAGAAGATGGTTGAGGCCCTCAGAAAGGAATTCCCAGACTTGGGCTTGACTTACTCCATCGGTGGCCAGATATCCTTTGATGTCTTCCCAACCGGATGGGATAAGACTTACTGCTTGGATCTTATCAAGGATGAAGGTTTCGACACTATCCACTTCTTTGGTGATAAGGCATACAAGGGTGGTAACGACTGGGAGATCTACACTGATAAGAGAACCATCGGT
The sequence above is a segment of the Brettanomyces bruxellensis chromosome 6, complete sequence genome. Coding sequences within it:
- a CDS encoding uncharacterized protein (BUSCO:EOG09263L52~CAZy:GT4), with product MSAHITSNRRLDVAFIHPDLGIGGAERLVVDAAMAIKNMKNDSGKENVVKVLTSHCDLNHCFEEVRNGELKVYVYGDFLPTNLFGMFSIVFAFLRQLYLVLLLIFTGKLNNYDVIFVDQLAYCIPLLHFYKRPEAKIIFYCHFPDKLLASHHGVLRSLYRYVFDGIEEWTTRSADIIVVNSEFTKQTVLKQFKSIAKEKRPLNVVYPCVPSRVDIDERSISRVSSFFGKSSFFLSVNRFERKKHIELAIDSYDLYLKLEGADTKERLVISGGYDERVSENKTYLEDLKSKCEDLGLSYAITTLALEEDELGDSQVIFMPSIATDIKNALLSRTDLLMYTPSYEHFGIVPVEAMRMGKLVLADNTGGPLETVVNYSSNKDSYTGFTVKADAQEWSKTLFFVKSLPETELETVSNRCVARAESTFSFSAMQKALARAIDTSEPKVYHHEKVAPYFAISFVTLLVAAGIIMKS
- the PMM1 gene encoding Phosphomannomutase 1 (BUSCO:EOG09263YFH), whose protein sequence is MSSFADREFPKTLCLFDVDGTLTPARLTVSPEMEKTLADVRKKCAIGFVGGSDLKKQQEQLGDDVVDHFDFCFSENGLTAYRLGKKLPSNSFIEWLGEDKYNRLAKFMLKYLSEIDLPFRRGTFIEFRKGLVNVSPVGRNVSTEERNEYEKYDLKNKVREKMVEALRKEFPDLGLTYSIGGQISFDVFPTGWDKTYCLDLIKDEGFDTIHFFGDKAYKGGNDWEIYTDKRTIGHSVKTPEDTIKILKDLFKL